From the Lolium rigidum isolate FL_2022 chromosome 2, APGP_CSIRO_Lrig_0.1, whole genome shotgun sequence genome, one window contains:
- the LOC124689229 gene encoding auxin-induced protein 6B-like: protein MGEHSRASSNKIRDIVRLQQLLKKWKRLALAPKAGKHGGSCAAAGVPKGFFAVCVGEEMKRYVIPTEYLGHWAFEELLREAEEEFGFRHEGALRIPCDVEVFEGILRLVGRKEDAACYCSSERELLCI, encoded by the coding sequence ATGGGTGAACACAGCAGGGCAAGTAGCAACAAGATCAGAGACATTGTGAGGCTGCAGCAGCTCCTCAAGAAGTGGAAGCGGCTCGCGCTTGCACCGAAAGCCGGCAAGCACGGTGGCAGCTGTGCTGCTGCTGGCGTCCCGAAGGGCTTCTTCGCTGTGTGCGTCGGGGAGGAGATGAAGAGGTACGTGATCCCCACGGAGTACCTTGGGCACTGGGCATTCGAGGAGCTGCTcagggaggcagaggaggagtttGGGTTCCGGCACGAGGGTGCCCTGAGGATCCCCTGCGATGTCGAGGTGTTTGAGGGCATCCTGAGGCTGGTGGGAAGGAAGGAGGATGCCGCGTGCTACTGTTCTTCAGAGCGTGAGCTCTTGTGCATATGA
- the LOC124689230 gene encoding transcription initiation factor IIA subunit 2-like: MTEGQKFKLPATMTNDEIARLGSSCRRWNDRCVRRCPRKGIMAAAFEMYRRSAIGMSLTETLDEMVFSGALTPELAIRVLLQFDESMSAALEKKVTSRAFFKGSLRTYNYCDNVWTFNLRDVMFRNEEMSEKIPKLKIVACDSSLVKPKPPQQ, from the exons ATGACGGAGGGTCAGAAGTTCAAACTGCCGGCGACGATGACCAACGATGAGATCGCGAGGCTCGGATCCTCGTGTCGGAGGTGGAATGACCGGTGTGTCCGCCGCTGCCCCA GGAAAGGGATAATGGCCGCCGCCTTCGAGATGTACCGGCGGTCCGCCATCGGAATGAGTCTCACGGAGACGCTGGACGAGATGGTCTTCAGCGGCGCGCTCACCCCCGAGCTCGCCATCCGGGTCCTCCTGCAGTTCGATGAG TCCATGAGCGCCGCGCTGGAGAAGAAGGTGACGAGCAGGGCCTTCTTCAAG GGCAGTCTGCGCACCTACAATTACTGCGACAACGTCTGGACTTTCAACCTCAGAGACGTCATGTTTAGGAACGAGGAGATGTCGGAGAAAATCCCCAAGCTCAAGATCGTGGCCTGCGATTCCAGTTTGGTCAAGCCTAAGCCTCCACAACAGTAG